A stretch of Pseudoclavibacter chungangensis DNA encodes these proteins:
- a CDS encoding DUF501 domain-containing protein produces MSAFDPASDADIAVVSAQLGRTARGVVGIGARCRCGNPTVVVTAPRLDDGTPFPTLYYLTHPAATIAMSQLEAAQLMVEMQDRLAEDEELRAAYLAAHERYLAERESIEVVEPIRGISAGGMPTRVKCLHALAAHALAAGPGVNPIGDWALRESRWSPDVCECAEPGAARA; encoded by the coding sequence GTGAGCGCGTTCGATCCGGCGAGCGACGCCGACATCGCGGTCGTCTCCGCACAGCTCGGACGCACCGCGCGTGGTGTCGTGGGCATCGGCGCGCGCTGTCGGTGCGGGAATCCGACGGTCGTCGTGACGGCCCCGCGGCTCGACGACGGCACGCCGTTCCCGACGCTCTACTACCTCACGCACCCGGCCGCGACGATCGCGATGTCGCAGCTCGAGGCCGCGCAGCTCATGGTCGAGATGCAGGATCGCCTGGCGGAGGACGAGGAGCTCCGTGCCGCGTATCTCGCGGCCCACGAGCGGTACCTCGCCGAGCGGGAGTCGATCGAGGTCGTCGAACCGATCCGCGGCATCAGCGCGGGGGGCATGCCGACGCGCGTCAAGTGCCTGCACGCGCTCGCGGCGCACGCACTCGCGGCGGGGCCGGGTGTGAACCCGATCGGCGACTGGGCACTGCGCGAGTCGCGCTGGTCGCCGGACGTGTGCGAGTGCGCCGAACCGGGAGCCGCACGGGCCTGA